One stretch of Streptomyces sp. 135 DNA includes these proteins:
- a CDS encoding O-acetyl-ADP-ribose deacetylase has translation MRSERVTVPITLVLGDITAQHADAVVNAANSSLLGGGGVDGAIHRRGGPAILADCRRLRASHWGKGLPTGQAVATTAGRLPATHVIHTVGPVWSATEDRSALLASCHREALRVAAEVGARTVAFPAISTGVYRWPLDDAARIAVGAVREAADPALFDEVRFVLFDQAAHDAFAEALAAHDG, from the coding sequence ATGAGGAGCGAGCGCGTGACCGTACCCATCACCCTGGTCCTGGGCGACATCACGGCGCAGCACGCCGACGCCGTCGTCAACGCCGCCAATTCCTCCCTGCTGGGCGGCGGCGGGGTCGACGGCGCGATCCACCGGCGCGGCGGGCCCGCGATCCTCGCCGACTGCCGGCGCCTGCGCGCCTCTCACTGGGGCAAGGGCCTGCCCACGGGGCAGGCCGTCGCCACCACCGCGGGCCGGCTCCCCGCCACGCACGTGATCCACACCGTGGGACCCGTGTGGTCCGCCACCGAGGACCGCTCCGCGCTGCTCGCCTCCTGCCACCGCGAGGCGCTGCGGGTCGCGGCCGAGGTCGGCGCGCGCACCGTCGCCTTCCCCGCGATCTCCACCGGGGTCTACCGCTGGCCCCTCGACGACGCGGCCCGCATCGCCGTGGGCGCGGTCCGGGAGGCCGCTGACCCTGCCCTCTTCGACGAGGTGCGGTTCGTGCTCTTCGACCAGGCCGCGCACGACGCGTTCGCCGAGGCACTGGCCGCCCATGACGGCTAG
- a CDS encoding AlkA N-terminal domain-containing protein: protein MHTDTERCVRAVQSKDARFDGWFFTAVVTTRIYCRPSCPVVPPKAENMTFYPSAAACQQAGFRACKRCRPDSTPGSPEWNQRADLVARAMRLIGDGIVDREGVPGLAGRLGYSARQVERQLLAELGAGPLALARAQRAQTARLLIETTALPMAEIAFAAGFSSIRTFNDTVREVFALAPKELRARAPKQAAGAAPATSGSLCLRLPFRAPLNPDNLFGHLIATAVPGVEEWRGGAYRRTLSLPYGHGVVALTPYPDHIGCRLSLTDLRDLTIAISRCRRMLDLDADPAAVDGQLRDDPVLAPLVDKAPGRRVPRTVDEAEFAVRAVLGQQVSTAAARTHAARLVTAHGTPVKDPEGGLTHLFPSPQSLAALDPEALALPRSRRATLTTLVRHLADGSLRLGVESGWEEARARLTELPGFGPWTVEVIAMRALGDPDAFLPSDLGIRRTARELGLPHTPAALTARAAAWRPWRAYAVQYLWATDDHPINRIPA from the coding sequence ATGCACACCGACACCGAGCGCTGTGTACGCGCCGTTCAGTCGAAGGACGCCCGCTTCGACGGCTGGTTCTTCACGGCCGTTGTCACCACCCGCATCTACTGCCGTCCCAGCTGCCCGGTCGTGCCGCCCAAGGCGGAGAACATGACCTTCTACCCGAGCGCCGCCGCCTGTCAGCAGGCCGGCTTCCGGGCCTGCAAGCGGTGCCGCCCGGACAGCACGCCCGGTTCGCCCGAGTGGAACCAGCGGGCCGATCTCGTCGCCCGCGCCATGCGCCTCATCGGTGACGGCATCGTCGACCGCGAAGGCGTCCCGGGCCTCGCGGGCCGCCTCGGCTACAGCGCCCGCCAGGTGGAGCGCCAGCTCCTCGCCGAGCTGGGCGCGGGACCGCTGGCGCTCGCCCGCGCCCAGCGGGCCCAGACCGCGCGGCTGCTCATCGAGACGACCGCCCTGCCCATGGCGGAGATCGCCTTCGCCGCCGGGTTCTCGTCGATCCGCACCTTCAACGACACGGTGCGCGAAGTCTTCGCCCTCGCCCCCAAAGAGCTGCGCGCCCGCGCGCCGAAGCAGGCCGCGGGCGCGGCACCGGCGACCTCCGGCTCGCTCTGTCTGCGGCTGCCGTTCCGTGCCCCGCTCAACCCCGACAACCTCTTCGGGCATCTCATCGCGACCGCCGTCCCGGGCGTCGAGGAGTGGCGCGGCGGCGCCTACCGCAGGACCCTGAGCCTCCCCTACGGGCACGGCGTCGTCGCCCTCACCCCGTACCCCGACCACATCGGCTGCCGGCTGAGCCTCACCGACCTGCGCGATCTGACCATCGCCATCAGCCGCTGCCGCCGCATGCTCGACCTGGACGCCGATCCGGCCGCCGTCGACGGCCAGTTGCGCGACGACCCCGTGCTCGCGCCGCTCGTCGACAAGGCACCGGGGCGGCGGGTGCCACGCACCGTCGACGAGGCCGAGTTCGCCGTGCGCGCCGTCCTCGGCCAGCAGGTCTCCACGGCCGCCGCCCGCACCCACGCCGCGCGCCTCGTCACCGCGCACGGCACACCCGTCAAGGACCCCGAGGGCGGCCTCACCCACCTCTTCCCGAGCCCGCAGTCCCTGGCCGCGCTCGACCCGGAGGCGCTCGCCCTGCCCCGCAGCCGCCGCGCCACGCTGACCACGCTCGTACGCCACCTCGCCGACGGCAGCCTCCGGCTCGGCGTGGAGAGCGGCTGGGAGGAGGCCCGCGCCCGGCTCACCGAACTCCCCGGCTTCGGGCCCTGGACGGTCGAGGTCATCGCGATGCGCGCGCTCGGCGACCCCGACGCCTTCCTCCCCTCCGACCTCGGCATCCGGCGCACCGCACGGGAGCTGGGCCTGCCGCACACCCCCGCCGCGCTCACCGCGCGCGCCGCCGCCTGGCGGCCCTGGCGGGCGTACGCGGTGCAGTACTTGTGGGCCACCGACGACCACCCGATCAACCGCATCCCCGCGTGA
- a CDS encoding methylated-DNA--[protein]-cysteine S-methyltransferase codes for MERLHTVLDSPYGPLTLVATDGVLSGLYMSDQRHRPAQETFGERDPAPFGEAISQLKAYFAGELKEFDLPLRLDGTPFQRMVWDELLRIPYGEVRTYGELAEILGKPGASRAVGLANGKNPISVIVPCHRVVGANGNLTGYGGGLDRKQRLLVFEGGGLGVGVSGGEDALF; via the coding sequence ATGGAACGCCTGCACACCGTCCTCGACAGCCCCTACGGGCCGCTCACCCTCGTCGCCACCGACGGCGTTCTCAGCGGTCTTTACATGTCCGACCAGCGCCACCGGCCGGCGCAGGAGACGTTCGGCGAACGCGACCCGGCGCCCTTCGGCGAGGCGATCAGCCAGCTCAAAGCCTATTTCGCGGGGGAGTTGAAAGAGTTCGACCTGCCGCTGCGGCTGGACGGCACGCCGTTCCAGCGCATGGTCTGGGACGAGCTCCTGCGCATCCCCTACGGCGAGGTCCGTACGTACGGTGAACTCGCCGAGATCCTCGGCAAGCCCGGCGCCTCCCGCGCGGTCGGCCTCGCCAACGGCAAGAACCCGATCAGCGTCATCGTCCCCTGCCACCGCGTCGTCGGCGCCAACGGCAACCTCACGGGATACGGCGGCGGACTCGACCGCAAGCAGCGGCTGCTCGTCTTCGAGGGCGGCGGCCTGGGCGTGGGCGTGAGCGGTGGGGAGGACGCCCTCTTCTAA
- a CDS encoding NUDIX hydrolase, protein MTTQDYATYIAGLPRVLVGAAALFRDVEGRVLLVEPNYREGWALPGGTVESDTGETPRQGARRETLEEIGLDVPLGRLLAVDWVPPGPRRPRPPLVAYLYDGGVLDTEQLKSIRLQEEELLSWRLVAPEEVAELLLGATGRRVAAALDALARGDGPAELEDGHRVG, encoded by the coding sequence ATGACCACTCAGGACTACGCCACGTACATAGCGGGCCTCCCGCGCGTCCTGGTCGGAGCCGCCGCGCTCTTCCGGGACGTGGAGGGCCGGGTCCTCCTCGTCGAGCCCAACTACCGCGAGGGCTGGGCGCTGCCCGGCGGGACCGTCGAGTCGGACACCGGGGAGACGCCCCGCCAGGGAGCGCGCAGGGAGACGCTGGAGGAGATCGGGCTCGACGTGCCGCTCGGGCGGCTGCTCGCGGTGGACTGGGTGCCGCCGGGCCCCCGGCGCCCGCGTCCGCCGCTGGTGGCGTACCTGTACGACGGCGGGGTGCTGGACACGGAGCAGCTGAAGTCGATCAGGCTCCAGGAGGAGGAGTTGCTCTCCTGGCGGCTCGTGGCCCCCGAGGAGGTCGCGGAGCTGCTGCTGGGCGCGACGGGCCGCCGGGTCGCGGCGGCGCTCGACGCGCTGGCGCGCGGTGACGGCCCCGCCGAGCTGGAGGACGGGCACCGGGTCGGCTGA